The segment GCGATTTAGGAATCCTAAAAGAATGTTCTCTAATTATATTGGCATTACCGATTAAAGATCTAATCTATCCTTCTAACGATCTAATAAATGCGATTCCAAAAGATGCAATAGTGACCGATGTCGGCTCTATAAAAGAACCAATAATTAACACATGGGGGGGAATACATCCATTATTTATTGGTTCACATCCCATGGCAGGCACAGAAGAAAAAGGAGTTGAATCAGGTTTCGAAAGTTTATTAGAAAATGCAAAATGGATTATCACTCCTACTTCGAAAACCAATTCACATTCATTAAAAACGCTGAGTAAATTAATAACTTCTATGCAATGTGAGATTTATAAAGCATCACCAAAAGAGCATGATGAAGCTGTTTCTTTAATATCTCATTTACCGATATTTGTTGCTTCTTCATTAATAAAAACTGCCAATGCAGAGAAGAATGAATCGCTATTGGCTCTGACTCAACGACTTGCAGCTACAGGATATGCAGATACAACAAGAGTTGGAGGTGGAAATCCGAATTTAGGTTTGGATTTGGCTATAAATAATCAGACAAATATCTTAAAAGCAATTAAAGAGTTTAAAAAAAATATTAATGAAATCGAATCTCTAATTAAAAACAATGAGTGGGAATTATTATCTGAAAAACTTACAAAAGCGATAGAAATCAGATCAAATTTTACAAATTAAAAAATCTTATAAATAAAAATCATTAATTCCTTTAGAAGCTAAAATTTGCCTTGCAACCATTACTGCTGACTGACTAACACCCGCTGTCCCTTCTCCTGGATAAATAGAATCGCCACATAACCATAAACCTTTAAAAGGAGTTCTACTTGATAACCCAAATAATCCAAAAATATCAGGATTTTGACCTAGACCACCTACTATCCCATTTGGCCTGTTAGTCCACCTTTCAAATCCTAATGGAGTAGCCAATTCCTTATGAAGCCAATTTTCAGAAGCAATATCAAATTGGTTTTCAAGTGCCATTGATATTTTTTGTAAATACTCCTTTTTTTTCTTTATATAGTCATGTTTATCTAAACTAAACCAGTCATTCGTTTTTGTAAAAAGACTTGCTATCAATGTAATCTCGCCTTTTGGAGCTCTTCCATCTCCCTCCTCACTTATGGATACAAAAAGTGACCCTAATTCATTTGAAACAAACTGATAATGATTGGAAGAGATTACTTTAATATGTTCTTTTTTTAAAGCTGAATAAAAGACTAACGCACCGCTTGGATCAGGAAGACTTTGTATTCTTTTTTTATAATTATAATTATTATCTAGAGGATTTTCTAGATGTTTCAAAAGAGATTGTGGAGGAGGTGTATAAATTACATCATCTGCGAAGTAAACCATCTTCTCTTGCTTAGATGATGCACAAACTTTCCAACTCTTTTTTTCATAATCAAAATTAATGGAATTTACTTTTTGCCCGAAAACAATATTAACTCCCCTTTTTTTTAATGAATCTTCTAAAGCATCACTTAAAGTTTGCATTGATTTTTTTAAATGCCATAAACCATGTGGTTTTTGACACATTTGCAACACTGTAGAACCATATAGAGCTGCAGTGTTATAAACATCTTCTTGTGAATAAAGCTTTAATTGCAAATTAAGAAACTTAATTAATCTTTCATTATTAGATAATCCACAAAAACGTAAAAGATCAAAGATAGTAGATCTAATCAATATTCCTGTAACTAAATTCGTTGGAACTAATGCTGTAAGAAGTTGCAAAAAATCCCAATAATTCTTGACGGGTAATACTGGGTTATTATTAGCAAAAGTCCAATTACTCTGATGAATTAAATTACATAGTTGCCAAAATTGACGACTACCTGGGAACTGCATCTCCCTCTCCTTAATCCATTCATCTTTGTCATACCAGATAGGAATTGGCTTGCTGCCATCTTTTAAGTCAACAATGCAAGCTGGGTTTAAGATGGATGCTTCAGGAAGAGGAATGTCTAAAAATTTAAAAATCTTAGAGTGTATTCCCCCTTCTTCCAGACCGGCGACTTGAGTTGCTCCAACATCAAAAATATATCTTTTTCTTTTAAAGGTTCCTGCACAACCTCCCGATTGAGTATGCGACTCAATCAAAGTCACTGAAAGCCCTAGTTTTGATAAAATTGCCGCAGAAGTTAGCCCGGCTATACCAGCACCAACAACAACAATTTCAGTCTTTGACATTAAAATGCAAAAAATACCACATATCGAACTTAACGAAATTTGTTATCAATTAGGTGAAGGATCACCAAAAAGTATAAAACAAGTTTTTGGGGGAGATATTCATGAGTCGTGGCAAATAGAATTTAAAAACGCTAAATTCTTTCTTAAAAGAAATGCAAGAGAAGGAAGATTTCTCGAATTTGAAAAATCTTGCCTTAATAATCTACAAAAATATCTTAACTATGAAAACTTAATCGTTCCTAAAATCATTTCCTACTTAGAAGTTAATAATGTAGAACTTTTATTATTGGAATGGATAGATATGAAGAATAGTGATCAGGAAAAATTAGGAAGGGGTTTAGGAGAAATGCATATTGAATCAAATAAATTTAATCAACCAAATTTTGGATATCCGATTCATGGTTTTATAGGAACCACAAATCAAATAAAAGGATGGGAAAAGGATTGGATTAAATGTTTTATTAATTTAAGAATTGAACCTCAATTAGCAATCTTGGAAAAAGATTTTTTAGAAATTGATATTAAAAATAAAATAAAGTCAAAAATTGAATCGGTACTACTTGACCATGAACCTATGAAATCACTTGTTCATGGTGATTTATGGTCGGGAAATATAGGAGTAACTCTTATGAATAAAGGTGTAATATTTGACCCTGCATCTTGGTGGGCAGATTGTGAAGTAGACATTGCTATGACAAGATTATTTGGTAATTTTCGAAATGAATTTTACCAAAATTATCATAAAATTATTCCAATTAAAAAAGGATCTGAAAGAAGAACTATTATTTATAATTTTTATCACATACTAAATCATGCCAATATGTTTGGTGGTTCATATTGTCATCAAGTCCAAAGCTACATCAGGAATATATTGAGTATGTAAACTAAATTTATCCTAAATATGTTTTTTTGAGATTTTGGACCTTCTCTAGAACTGCTTCACGATTTTCACTTGTACGGAGATTTTGCCAACTCCATTGACCTACAACAACTACTCCCAGTAATTCTAGAAGGCCAGGTAGAATCGGGAAAAAATTAATCGTGTCAATAATAACTTTAATTATTATTTGAGCGATAACAACAACGGCAATTATGCCTGCTGCTTTACCATACTTTCCCATTTGGGTCCAATCAATAGTTCCAAGTGTTTCATTGATTTTTCCCATTACATCAGAATACTTCTCTGAAAAGCTTTTACTTTCTGAGTTTGTTTCGGAGCCGGAGTCTTGATTTGACTCAGGAGTGTTATCACTCATGAATTCAGTCAACTTAATATATGAACCAGACAGTATCGGAAAAATTGTCAGTTGACTACCTTTTTGTTATGCATAATTCCGAACCGAAACATTTTGTATTCTGAAATATACATTGATACTAGGAAAGTTTTAAGATATTTAACCCTAAATTTGAATTATAAAAAATTCACAATATCATCTTGTTCTAACAAAAAACACTTTAAAACTTCATCAACATAAAAAAAATAAAAAGACTATGATAATTATTTAAATTATTATATTTTCATAGATTATTTTTTATAATAAAAATGGCAATATCAACTGATCTAAATTCTGATTTCTTAACTTTAGATGAAAAGGAAAGATACAAAAAGCATTTAACTTTAAAAGAAATAGGATTGAAAGGGCAATTAAAACTAAAAAATAGTTCAGTAATATGTATTGGAGCAGGCGGACTGGGTTCTTCAGTTTTACTTTATCTTGCCGCTTTAGGAATAGGAAGAATTGGAATAGTTGATAATGATCAAGTTGAAAAGTCGAATCTACAAAGACAAATTATTCATGAAACAAATACGGTTGGAAATTTAAAAATTAATTCTGCCCATGAGAGAATTAAAAGATTTAATCCTAATATTGAAGTAACAACATTTAATAAAAGAATAAACTCTGAAAATGTTATTGAAATCATTAAAGACTTTGATATTATTTGTGATTGTTCAGATAACTTTGGTACTCGGTATTTAATAAACGATGCCTGTTTAATACTTAATAAGGCTTTTGTTTTTGGAAGTGTTCAGGGTTTTGAGGGCCAAATAAGTGTCTTTAATCTCAATAAAAAGAGTCCTAATTTAAGAGACTTACTACCAGAATCCCCGGTAAAAAACAATATCCCAAGCTGTGAAGAGTTTGGGGTTGTGGGAGTTTCAACTGGTCTTATAGGGATTTTACAAGTAAATGAGATAATAAAAATTATTCTAAAAAAAGGAGAGATTCTTGACGGCAAGATTATGATTTTTGACCTACTAAATATGAATATAAAAACTTTAAATTTAAAATCTGACAAGTTAAATAAAAATATTAAAAACCTTTCTCAATTTGAAGATTTTTACAAAGATAATGAATGCCAAGATAATATTAAAATCAAGAAAATTAACGCTAAAGAATTTAATACCCTATACAAAGCAAAATTAAATAAAATACTTCTACTAGATGTCAGAGAAAAAGAAGAGTTTAATCAATGCTCTATAAAAGGTTCTATATCTATACCCATCAATAAGCTCACACAAAAGTCTCACCTAGAATTTATTAAAAAAGAAAGTTTAGTTAAAGAAATTTTCACATTGTGCCAATTTGGAAAACGTTCAGAAAAAGCATCAAAAATTTTGATGAAATTTAAAATTTCCTCAACATCAATAGAAGGGGGACTGAAAAAAATCAATCAAGTCATAATAGGTTAATTATTTAAAAAAAATTAATAATCCACCCCTCTTTTTAAATCAACTCCAACATTTGCGTAATGCTTGTGACAAACCATTTCAGAATATACATCTGCTAGTTCAAAGTATGATGGTTCATTTTTACATCTCCCAGTAATAACAACTTCTGTATCTGCAGGTTTTTTTATGAGAGTTTGATATATAGATTCAACAGGTAAAAGTTCTAAATCAACAGTTGGATTTAATTCATCTAAAATAATAGTCTTATATAGACCACTCAAAATAGCCGCTTTTGCAATTTCCCAGGCTCGTTCAGCTTCAACATAATCAATTGGCTGTTGTTGCCCCCTCCATACTATGGCATCTCTCCCAGAACGTAGATGGTCGACTAAATGTGGGTAACTCTCTCTCAACGCTTCTATTGCAGCATCTTCGGTATAACCATTACCACCTTTTAGCCATTGTAATATTAAAACTCTATGACTTTTATCTTGAGATATTCCTTTGCCAATGGCTTGCAGAGCTTTACCCAATGCACTCGTAGATTTGCCTTTACCTTCGCCGGTATAAACTTCAATACCAGCGGAATTATTCATTTTTCTATGAGATTTATTTAAATCCCCTTTTAAGCGTGATCTCATTTCTGAGTGAAGTTGAGATATGCATATCAG is part of the Prochlorococcus marinus subsp. pastoris str. CCMP1986 genome and harbors:
- a CDS encoding prephenate/arogenate dehydrogenase — its product is MNIGIVGLGLIGGSIGLKLQRLKHTIYGVTNNNLNKKKAIERNLANVVSCDLGILKECSLIILALPIKDLIYPSNDLINAIPKDAIVTDVGSIKEPIINTWGGIHPLFIGSHPMAGTEEKGVESGFESLLENAKWIITPTSKTNSHSLKTLSKLITSMQCEIYKASPKEHDEAVSLISHLPIFVASSLIKTANAEKNESLLALTQRLAATGYADTTRVGGGNPNLGLDLAINNQTNILKAIKEFKKNINEIESLIKNNEWELLSEKLTKAIEIRSNFTN
- the crtD gene encoding C-3',4' desaturase CrtD; translation: MSKTEIVVVGAGIAGLTSAAILSKLGLSVTLIESHTQSGGCAGTFKRKRYIFDVGATQVAGLEEGGIHSKIFKFLDIPLPEASILNPACIVDLKDGSKPIPIWYDKDEWIKEREMQFPGSRQFWQLCNLIHQSNWTFANNNPVLPVKNYWDFLQLLTALVPTNLVTGILIRSTIFDLLRFCGLSNNERLIKFLNLQLKLYSQEDVYNTAALYGSTVLQMCQKPHGLWHLKKSMQTLSDALEDSLKKRGVNIVFGQKVNSINFDYEKKSWKVCASSKQEKMVYFADDVIYTPPPQSLLKHLENPLDNNYNYKKRIQSLPDPSGALVFYSALKKEHIKVISSNHYQFVSNELGSLFVSISEEGDGRAPKGEITLIASLFTKTNDWFSLDKHDYIKKKKEYLQKISMALENQFDIASENWLHKELATPLGFERWTNRPNGIVGGLGQNPDIFGLFGLSSRTPFKGLWLCGDSIYPGEGTAGVSQSAVMVARQILASKGINDFYL
- a CDS encoding fructosamine kinase family protein, encoding MQKIPHIELNEICYQLGEGSPKSIKQVFGGDIHESWQIEFKNAKFFLKRNAREGRFLEFEKSCLNNLQKYLNYENLIVPKIISYLEVNNVELLLLEWIDMKNSDQEKLGRGLGEMHIESNKFNQPNFGYPIHGFIGTTNQIKGWEKDWIKCFINLRIEPQLAILEKDFLEIDIKNKIKSKIESVLLDHEPMKSLVHGDLWSGNIGVTLMNKGVIFDPASWWADCEVDIAMTRLFGNFRNEFYQNYHKIIPIKKGSERRTIIYNFYHILNHANMFGGSYCHQVQSYIRNILSM
- a CDS encoding CAAD domain-containing protein; the encoded protein is MSDNTPESNQDSGSETNSESKSFSEKYSDVMGKINETLGTIDWTQMGKYGKAAGIIAVVVIAQIIIKVIIDTINFFPILPGLLELLGVVVVGQWSWQNLRTSENREAVLEKVQNLKKTYLG
- a CDS encoding ThiF family adenylyltransferase; protein product: MAISTDLNSDFLTLDEKERYKKHLTLKEIGLKGQLKLKNSSVICIGAGGLGSSVLLYLAALGIGRIGIVDNDQVEKSNLQRQIIHETNTVGNLKINSAHERIKRFNPNIEVTTFNKRINSENVIEIIKDFDIICDCSDNFGTRYLINDACLILNKAFVFGSVQGFEGQISVFNLNKKSPNLRDLLPESPVKNNIPSCEEFGVVGVSTGLIGILQVNEIIKIILKKGEILDGKIMIFDLLNMNIKTLNLKSDKLNKNIKNLSQFEDFYKDNECQDNIKIKKINAKEFNTLYKAKLNKILLLDVREKEEFNQCSIKGSISIPINKLTQKSHLEFIKKESLVKEIFTLCQFGKRSEKASKILMKFKISSTSIEGGLKKINQVIIG
- a CDS encoding cob(I)yrinic acid a,c-diamide adenosyltransferase — translated: MTKTGRNRGIGIVTASDSQERSKGQLHIYDGEGKGKSQAALGVVLRTIGLGICEKKQSRVLLLRFLKGPERSYDEDSAIEALQRGFPHLIDHVRTGRSEFFNADQVTKSDITEAERGWNIAKGAISSSLYSVVVLDELNPVLDLGMLNIEEVVNSLQNRPEDLEIIITGRAAPSSLICISQLHSEMRSRLKGDLNKSHRKMNNSAGIEVYTGEGKGKSTSALGKALQAIGKGISQDKSHRVLILQWLKGGNGYTEDAAIEALRESYPHLVDHLRSGRDAIVWRGQQQPIDYVEAERAWEIAKAAILSGLYKTIILDELNPTVDLELLPVESIYQTLIKKPADTEVVITGRCKNEPSYFELADVYSEMVCHKHYANVGVDLKRGVDY